ATGGGATTCCTTTAGTAGTTTGTGAGTTAAAATCACCTTCTCGTGATGATACTGATACTTCAGAAGCATATACTCAATTAAAAAAATACATGAAAGTAATTCCAAATTTATTTAATTATAATGCTTTTTGTGTAATGAGTGATTTATCAATATCAAAAGCAGGAACAATAACTGCAAATGAAGACAGATTTATGGAATGGAAAACAACAGATGGAAGTTATGAAACAACACAATGGGCAGATTTCACGACTTTTTTTGAAGGGATATTTGAAAAAAATAGATTCATTGATATTTTAAAGAATTTTATTACATTTTCAAATGATTCAACTAAAAAAATTAAGATTTTAGGTGCTTATCATCAATATTTTGCTGTTAATAAAGCGGTGGAATCTACTATTAAAGCTATTGGAAGTAATCATAAAGCAGGTGTATTTTGGCATACTCAAGGAAGTGGAAAAAGCTTATCGATGATATTTTATGTAAATAAACTCCAACAAAGACTTGAAAGCCCCACTTTTGTTGTAATAACTGACCGTAATGACTTAGATGATCAATTATTTTTACAATTTAGTAAATGTAGTGACTTTTTAAGACAAACTCCAAAACAAGCATCAAGTATGAAAGATTTAAAAGCATTGCTAAAAGACAGACAAGCTAATGGCATATTTTTCACAACAATGCAAAAATTTGATGATTATGATGAATCTTTAACTGAGAGGGATGATGTCATAGTAATTTCTGATGAAGCACACCGTAGCCAATATGGTTTTGAAGAAAGAGTAAATCCTAAAACTGGTGAAATGATAATTGGCGCTGCAAGAAGAATCCGTAATGCTCTTCCAAATGCAACATATATCGGTTTTACAGGCACACCTATATCAAAAGCTGATAAAAGCACTAGGGAAGTATTTGGAAATTACATTGATATTTATGACATGACTCAATCAGTTGAGGATGGTGCAACAGTACCGATAAGTTATGAAAGCCGTATTGCTGAGGTTAAATTAGATGAAACCATATTGCAAAAAATCGATGATAAATATTGGGAGCTACGTGAACAAGCTGAAGAGTATAATATTGAGCGAAGTAAACGTGAATTAAGTAAAATGGAATCGTTACTTGGAGCTCCTGAAATAATTGAGGATATTTGTCAGGATATTGTACAACACTATGAAAATAATCGAGCTATTGAATTAACAGGTAAAGCAATGATTGTTGCATATTCAAGAGCAATTGCAATAAAAATGTATAAAAAAATATTAGAGTTACGTCCAGATTGGGAGGAAAAAGTAAAAGTAGTGGTTAGTGATTATAATAAAGATCCTGAAGAATGGTATAATATCATTGGAGGTAAATCTTATAGAAAAGAACTTGAAAACAAATTTAAAGATGATGAAGATCCAATGAAAATAGCTATTGTAGTAGATAAATGGTTAACTGGATTTGATGTTCCGTCACTTGCGACAATGTATGTCTACAAACCAATGAAAGGTCACAATTTAATGCAAGCAATTGCTCGTGTTAATAGGGTATTTAAAGGGAAAGAAGGTGGACTTGTCGTTGATTACATTGGAATAGCATCTGAACTTAAAAAAGCCATGAGTGAATATACTGAAAGGGATAATAAAAATTATGGGGATATGGATGTTGATAAAATTGCTTATCCAAAGTTCCAAGAAAAATTAGAAATTTGTCAGGATTTGTTCCATGGTTTTGACTACTCTAACTTCTTTGGTGAAAGTAATTTAAAGAGATCACAAGTTATTTCTGAGGGAGTAAATTTCATGGAAGATTTATCTCGTGGGGAAACTAAAGATTCATTTTTAAAAGAAGCATTGATTCTTAAAAAATGGTTATCTTTGTGTAGAAGTAGGGCAAATGAAAAAGAAAGATTTGAAGTTGCATTTTTTGAAGCAGTTAGGACTGTAATTGTTAAAGTATCTTCTGATAATAAATTATCCTTTAATCAAATCAACAAACAAATTACTGAATTACTTAATCAGTCTATTAAAAGTACTGGAGTAATTAATGTAATTAATGTTAGTGATGAAGTATCCTTATTTGATTCTGAATTTTTAGATAAAGTACGTGCAATGGAATCATCAAATTTAATAATTTCTCTTTTAGAAAAACTACTTAATGACCAAGTTAGTGGTTATAAAACTACAAATATTGTAAAATCAGAGGAATTTTCTGAATTGCTAAAACAAACTATGAACAATTATATTAATGGTCATATAACAAATGACGAAGTCATTGAAGAGTTGATTAATATTGCAAAACTTTTACATGACGCACATTTAGAGGGAGAGAAATTAGGGTTAACTGAAGAGGAATTAGCTTTTTATAATGCTATTGCTTTGCCAAAGAACATTCATCAATTTTATGATGATGAAACATTAGTTAAAATTACTCAAGAATTGACTGAGTCTTTAAGAAATAATCGGACAATTGACTGGCAGAAAAAAGAATCCGCAAGAGCGAATATGAGAAGAACAGTAAAAAGATTACTTAAAAAATATGATTATCCTCCAGAGGATATGAATTTTGCTTTAGAAAAAGTTATAGCACAATGTGAATTATGGGTTGATGGAACAGCATAGGTGATTAAATGGTAGAAAATAGTAGTGAAATAGGATTTGAAAAACAAATTTGGGATGCAGCAGATGAACTTAGAGGTTCAATGGATGCTGCTGAATACAAACATGTAGTATTAGGTTTAATTTTTTTAAAATATTTATCTGATAAATTTGAAGAAAAATATCAAGAACTTGTCGATGAAGGGAAAGGATTCGAGGAAGACATTGATGAATATACTTCAGAAAACATATTTTTTGTTCCATCTGAAGCAAGATGGGAAGAAATTGCTAAAAAAGCAAACACGGAAGAAAATGGCCTTACAATAGATAATGCAATGAAAGCTATTGAAGATAATAACAAATCTCTTAAAGGAATTTTACCTAAAAACTTTTCAAGACCTGAATTAGATAAAAAGAAATTAGGTGCGGTCATTGATATATTCACTAATGTGCAGATGTCTGATAAAGGAGATAAAAAAGATATTTTAGGACGTACTTATGAATATTGTTTAAGTATGTTTGCAGAAACTGAAGGTAAAAAGGCAGGAGAATTTTACACACCAGCATGTGTTGTAAAAACATTAGTATCAGTTTTAAAGCCGTATGATGGAAGGGTTTATGATCCATGCTGTGGTTCTGGAGGAATGTTTGTCCAATCCAAAAATTTCATTGAAAATCACAGCGGAAATATTAAAAAAATCTCTATATATGGACAAGAATCAAATCCTACTACTTGGAAAATGGCAAGAATGAATTTGGCAATACGAGGATTAGAAGCAGACCTTGGAGGACATCAAGAAGATACATTTCTCAATGATTTACATAAAACATTAAAAGCAGATTTTGTAATGGCGAATCCACCATTCAATCTTAAAAAATGGGGACAAGAACAATTACAAGATGATTTAAGGTGGAAATATGGAATTCCACCAAAAGGAAATGCAAATTTTGCATGGATGCAACACATGATTCATCATTTATCTCCAAGAGGAAAAATAGGTCTTGTTTTAGCTAATGGTTCACTTTCTTCTACAAATTCTGGTGAAGGGAAAATTAGACAATCTATTGTTGAAGATGATTTGGTAGAAGGTATTGTTGCATTACCAACACAATTGTTCTATACTACAGGAATACCAGTATGCTTATGGTTTTTAAATAGGGATAAGAAACAAAAAGGTAAAACATTGTTTATTGATGCACGGGAAATGGGAACAATGGTTTCACGCAAATTACGTGAATTAACTGAGGAGGATATTGAATTAATTGCTGATACATTTACTAAATTTGAAGAAGGAACTTTAGAAGATGAGAAGGGGTTCTGTAAAGTAAGTGATTTAGATGAAATTAAAAAACATGACTTTATTTTAACTCCCGGTCGTTATGTTGGATTTAAGCCTGAGGAAGATGATGGAATCCCATTTGAAGAAAAGATGAAAACATTAACTGAGGAATTGGATGAACTGTTTAAAGAATCCAATGAACTTGAAGAAAAAATTAGGAAAAGTTTAGGGGAAATTGGGTTTGAGTTCTAGAGAATATTCTAAAGAAAAAACAATTGATATTATTAATGAAGTATTAAATCAATTCATGGAAAATGATATTATTCTTTTAGATATAGGGGCTAATGAAAGAACAATATCTCATAAGATTGCATGTTATTTAGATAAGAAGTTTGAAAATTTGGATGTTGATTGTGAGTACAATCGTGATATAAATAATATTAAAAATATATCTGGAATTTGTAATAACTTCAATCATGTTCTTCCAGACATTATTGTTCATAAAAGACTTGAGGATTTTAATCATTTAGTTATTGAAATTAAAAAAGATGCTTCAGAATATGATAAAAAAAGAGATATTCAAAAGTTAAATTGTTTAAAAAAGAAATTTAATTACAATTTTGCTTTATTTATTTCTTTTGATGCAGAAAAACAAAATCCAGAAATTACATGGGATTTTGATAGGGAATTTGATGAATTACTTGATATTAATTGTTTTGATGATGAATTATAAAAAATAAATGATGTGATAAATTTGAGTTTAGAGTTTAATGAAGATACTTTAATTGATTTATGCGAATTAGTAACAGATGGTTCCCACCATAGTCCACCTTCACAAGTAAAAGGTTATTATATGGCCTCTGTTAAAGATATGGGAACATATAAATTTAATTATTCTGATTGTAGAAAAATATCTGAAGAGGATTATAATAAATTAGTTAAATCTGGATGTTCTCCTAAAAATGATGATATTTTAATTGCAAAAGATGGATCGCCTTTATCAAATATTTTTATTTACAAAGAAGAATATCCTATGGTTCTTTTATCGTCTATAGCAATCATAAGGGCAAATAAAAACAAGATACTGCCAGAATTTTTAAAATATTATTTAGAAAATCATTCTATTAAAAGATATATTCAAACTACTTATACATCAGGATCAGTTATTCCAAGAATTATTCTTAAAGATTTTAAAAAATTTCCAATAATTTATCCTAATATGGAGAATCAAAAGAAAATAATTGGAATTCTAAGAACTATTGATAAAAAAATTGCTATAAATGAAGAAATAAACAAAAATTTTGAAAAAACTTTGAGTGAAATATTTAAAAGTTGGTTTATTAATTTTGAAATTTATGATAATACTGTTGGAATGAAAATTGATGAAAATTTTGGTGAAATTCCTAAAATATGGACAGTTGAAATGCTAGATGAATATGTTGATTTTGTATCTGGTAT
This window of the Methanobrevibacter sp. V74 genome carries:
- a CDS encoding type I restriction endonuclease subunit R codes for the protein MYNENSYEQSIIELFQNLGYNHYYGPDIERDYTTPLFKSDLENLYDINFSLDEEAVDKAIEAIQDFGIGSLEEKNNKFMNFLQNGINVNYWKNNKEESTHVKLINFDNLDSNLFTIINQWTVVDNETKIPDVVVFINGIPLVVCELKSPSRDDTDTSEAYTQLKKYMKVIPNLFNYNAFCVMSDLSISKAGTITANEDRFMEWKTTDGSYETTQWADFTTFFEGIFEKNRFIDILKNFITFSNDSTKKIKILGAYHQYFAVNKAVESTIKAIGSNHKAGVFWHTQGSGKSLSMIFYVNKLQQRLESPTFVVITDRNDLDDQLFLQFSKCSDFLRQTPKQASSMKDLKALLKDRQANGIFFTTMQKFDDYDESLTERDDVIVISDEAHRSQYGFEERVNPKTGEMIIGAARRIRNALPNATYIGFTGTPISKADKSTREVFGNYIDIYDMTQSVEDGATVPISYESRIAEVKLDETILQKIDDKYWELREQAEEYNIERSKRELSKMESLLGAPEIIEDICQDIVQHYENNRAIELTGKAMIVAYSRAIAIKMYKKILELRPDWEEKVKVVVSDYNKDPEEWYNIIGGKSYRKELENKFKDDEDPMKIAIVVDKWLTGFDVPSLATMYVYKPMKGHNLMQAIARVNRVFKGKEGGLVVDYIGIASELKKAMSEYTERDNKNYGDMDVDKIAYPKFQEKLEICQDLFHGFDYSNFFGESNLKRSQVISEGVNFMEDLSRGETKDSFLKEALILKKWLSLCRSRANEKERFEVAFFEAVRTVIVKVSSDNKLSFNQINKQITELLNQSIKSTGVINVINVSDEVSLFDSEFLDKVRAMESSNLIISLLEKLLNDQVSGYKTTNIVKSEEFSELLKQTMNNYINGHITNDEVIEELINIAKLLHDAHLEGEKLGLTEEELAFYNAIALPKNIHQFYDDETLVKITQELTESLRNNRTIDWQKKESARANMRRTVKRLLKKYDYPPEDMNFALEKVIAQCELWVDGTA
- a CDS encoding restriction endonuclease subunit S, which gives rise to MSLEFNEDTLIDLCELVTDGSHHSPPSQVKGYYMASVKDMGTYKFNYSDCRKISEEDYNKLVKSGCSPKNDDILIAKDGSPLSNIFIYKEEYPMVLLSSIAIIRANKNKILPEFLKYYLENHSIKRYIQTTYTSGSVIPRIILKDFKKFPIIYPNMENQKKIIGILRTIDKKIAINEEINKNFEKTLSEIFKSWFINFEIYDNTVGMKIDENFGEIPKIWTVEMLDEYVDFVSGIEPGSKNYHEEKEDNCIPFIRVGNLGSRDNMVYIDKNLSKNKILEPTDIVLSLDATIGIVKIGLKGAYSTGMRKLVIKNDNITKVFLYCLVKSKRIQNIIETFATGTTILHAGKSITHMDFVLPDAKTMKKFNKIGEPIFLKILKNKKEITKLINLRNLLLPKLMSGEIDVSSIEL
- a CDS encoding class I SAM-dependent DNA methyltransferase: MVENSSEIGFEKQIWDAADELRGSMDAAEYKHVVLGLIFLKYLSDKFEEKYQELVDEGKGFEEDIDEYTSENIFFVPSEARWEEIAKKANTEENGLTIDNAMKAIEDNNKSLKGILPKNFSRPELDKKKLGAVIDIFTNVQMSDKGDKKDILGRTYEYCLSMFAETEGKKAGEFYTPACVVKTLVSVLKPYDGRVYDPCCGSGGMFVQSKNFIENHSGNIKKISIYGQESNPTTWKMARMNLAIRGLEADLGGHQEDTFLNDLHKTLKADFVMANPPFNLKKWGQEQLQDDLRWKYGIPPKGNANFAWMQHMIHHLSPRGKIGLVLANGSLSSTNSGEGKIRQSIVEDDLVEGIVALPTQLFYTTGIPVCLWFLNRDKKQKGKTLFIDAREMGTMVSRKLRELTEEDIELIADTFTKFEEGTLEDEKGFCKVSDLDEIKKHDFILTPGRYVGFKPEEDDGIPFEEKMKTLTEELDELFKESNELEEKIRKSLGEIGFEF